The DNA segment TGAGTTCTCCCTGTTTGGATTGGTGGTCATAGGTAAGAGCCAACACCTGGATGGTTTTGTAAAATTCATAAGACAAATTGCTATCTATGTCATCGAACGGATGTTTGGGAAGGATGTACCTGTCAGGGAATTGTAAAGTAGCAGTAACTTCTGCACCATACAGGATGATCAGTGAGATGGAATAAATGGCAAGAAGGGCAATGGGGATTGCCGCTAGAGCCTTATACACAATCATCGTTTTTTCCGTGAAAGAGGTTAGATAGATATTGATAAACCCCCAAAAGAAAATGATGAGAATGATTCCTGTCACCGCCGCTCCAATGGAAGATGCTTTGATCGGAACTTTTGTGTTGGGGATAATATTAAAAATTAACAAAAAGAAAAGCCAAAGAGCAAGGAGAGGTAGGAGAATTTGAAAAATGGAATAAAGAGAGAAGAATCTTTTTCCCCCTTGGTATTTTTTCCAAATGGTTTGGCCTTTCGAATCTTCTTCCACTCGAATGATTTTATTGAATTCACCAACACCGACTAAACCTAACATACTTTCGCTTTGGGAGTTAACTTCCGGTTCGGTTTCAATTTCCACTGTTTCTTCTAGCAGAGGTTCTGATCCCTCTGTTACAGTTTCTGTCGCCTCTTTTGTTTTTTTGGAAAGGAGGACCATATCCAAAATCATCCCGGCTTTTCCTCTATAAGCCGTGGACCAGTTTTCACCCTCATCTTCCGACAAAAGAATGTCACCAATGGAAGTGAGGATATAAACATCATAATCTTGTTTTTTAGGAGAGGCAAATACCCAAATGCGTTCGTAAGAATACTTTCTATGACTGAGGTCTGTCCAAGTATACCCTCCGTCCACGGTTTTGAATACAGCACCACTATCGCCCACTAAAAACCCAACATTGCGATTGAGAAAGGCAATGTCATTTAAAGGTTTAGGCGAGATTTCCTGTGGGAAAAAAGTGATCCCTCCGTCACTGGTTTTCCAAAGCCTTCCTTCTCGATCCAAAATGAATCCATCTTTGTCAGAAAAAAAACGAATCCGAATGGGAGTGATGGCAGGATCTGTGAATCTTTTGATTTCTTTTAACGTTTTTCCAATTTCATAACGAAGGGTTCGTGTATCCTTTGTTAGGATAAACAAAGTATCATAATCAATGGCTCCAAAATCTGAGACGGCGATTCCTTTGAGTGAGTGAAGTTTCCATGTTTTTCCTAAATCATTGGAATAAAGGAAACTTCCTTCTTCCGATATGGAAAATAGGGCATTCCCCACACTGCGAATCCGGAAAAAATTTTCTTTTGAGATCTCTGGCCTTTTACAGGTTCCTGTTTCCACAGTATCAAAATCAATACATAGCATGTTTTCAAAATCAATACTGGAATTTGGAATAAAGGATACGGATTTATTTAGTTCTGTGATACTTCCAATATTTCCTTTTTCTCCTGCCACCCATAGGACTCCATGTTTGGTGGAAACAATGGATTTGAGGTGGGGAGGGCGAACTGAATCAGAAATTTTATCTGTGATATTTTTTCCGACAACAAATAGAAGAGGCCCAAAAGAAATTAAAAAGAAATAAAATACAAACTTATTAATAAAATTTCTGTGAAGGTCAATTTTCCAAATGATATGGAAGGCTTTTTCTAAAGACCGCAACACTGCTGTAGCGGAAAAAATAAAAACAACAAATCCAACGGCTCCAATTTGAGAAGCGGTGGAAATGATATCTGTTAAAGTTTCGAGATATGGTGTGATATCAAACTGAATATTATTTCGGAGTAGGTAGGCATTGATTTCATCTACCATTTCCCCTTGTCTTGTTTGAATTCCCGAAGCAACAGTGATGAGGGCAAGGGCTACTGTGAGTGTTGGGATCAGAGTGACTATGGTTGTATAAGCAAGACTTGATCCAATGATGAGGCAATCATCTTTCATAAACCGGTGGATGGAGACAAGGAGAACTCGAATCCCTAAAATGAGTTTTGTTTTCCAACCTTTTTCTTCTGGAATCGTAGTGAGTCGTACAAACAAAGATGGTTGGGTGGTGTCATTCATTGGGGTTACCTATTTTTTAAAAGCGTACAAAACGTAACTGGAAGTGATGGGAAATCCATTTCGTTTCCATTTTGACTTAAAATGGTAGAACGTAATGCGAAACCATTGGAAGTAATCTTCCCATTTTTGAAAAGATCCTCTTGATTTTTGTAGTTTGGCATATAAGGGAAAATCCACTCCGAAGTACGATACAAAACGACTAAATCCAAGGTTCGT comes from the Leptospira bourretii genome and includes:
- a CDS encoding YhjD/YihY/BrkB family envelope integrity protein, with the protein product MNDTTQPSLFVRLTTIPEEKGWKTKLILGIRVLLVSIHRFMKDDCLIIGSSLAYTTIVTLIPTLTVALALITVASGIQTRQGEMVDEINAYLLRNNIQFDITPYLETLTDIISTASQIGAVGFVVFIFSATAVLRSLEKAFHIIWKIDLHRNFINKFVFYFFLISFGPLLFVVGKNITDKISDSVRPPHLKSIVSTKHGVLWVAGEKGNIGSITELNKSVSFIPNSSIDFENMLCIDFDTVETGTCKRPEISKENFFRIRSVGNALFSISEEGSFLYSNDLGKTWKLHSLKGIAVSDFGAIDYDTLFILTKDTRTLRYEIGKTLKEIKRFTDPAITPIRIRFFSDKDGFILDREGRLWKTSDGGITFFPQEISPKPLNDIAFLNRNVGFLVGDSGAVFKTVDGGYTWTDLSHRKYSYERIWVFASPKKQDYDVYILTSIGDILLSEDEGENWSTAYRGKAGMILDMVLLSKKTKEATETVTEGSEPLLEETVEIETEPEVNSQSESMLGLVGVGEFNKIIRVEEDSKGQTIWKKYQGGKRFFSLYSIFQILLPLLALWLFFLLIFNIIPNTKVPIKASSIGAAVTGIILIIFFWGFINIYLTSFTEKTMIVYKALAAIPIALLAIYSISLIILYGAEVTATLQFPDRYILPKHPFDDIDSNLSYEFYKTIQVLALTYDHQSKQGELIKLSGIRKALLMPEKDLTTILEKLNEAKLIETTEDKRVAPVKLKEQIDLVALYEQTSSFKIGAPKELNQISPKLNESLNVLEEKLKEELKKISFKDLV